Proteins from a genomic interval of Bifidobacterium longum subsp. infantis ATCC 15697 = JCM 1222 = DSM 20088:
- a CDS encoding site-specific integrase, whose protein sequence is MDPENPAKLVTIPQIVSKDEDMVFLTVLEVELLVRFLAYTGVRINVVLALQIQDLDFRNRKARIRRTWSDDGEGRMQLGTQKNGEARTIALPQSLIPQLEEQNAGQSKNEFLFRAKRGGCIHDQSWRTRIWYPGVRNAGMEGEAVNIHSLRHTYVSIACCADVKTLQKQLGHATASITLDVYAGLWPE, encoded by the coding sequence GTGGATCCGGAGAACCCGGCCAAGCTGGTCACAATACCGCAGATTGTGTCCAAGGACGAGGACATGGTGTTCCTCACCGTGCTGGAAGTCGAACTGCTGGTGCGATTCCTCGCTTACACCGGCGTGCGCATCAACGTAGTGCTCGCCCTGCAGATTCAGGATCTCGACTTCAGGAACCGCAAAGCCCGCATCCGCCGCACATGGTCCGATGACGGGGAAGGCAGGATGCAACTCGGCACGCAAAAAAACGGTGAGGCGAGGACCATCGCCCTGCCGCAGTCTCTCATTCCCCAACTGGAGGAGCAGAACGCCGGACAAAGCAAGAACGAGTTCCTGTTCCGGGCCAAACGCGGCGGATGCATCCACGACCAGAGCTGGAGGACACGCATCTGGTATCCCGGCGTGCGCAATGCGGGGATGGAGGGCGAGGCTGTGAACATCCACAGCCTACGTCACACCTACGTGTCCATCGCCTGCTGCGCGGATGTCAAGACCCTCCAGAAACAGCTTGGCCATGCCACGGCGAGCATCACACTCGACGTATACGCCGGACTCTGGCCCGAATGA
- the glgX gene encoding glycogen debranching protein GlgX, translated as MYPLGASYDGAGVNFALYSQVAQKVELCLFDEHDAETRIEMTEQNSYVWHNYIPGLQPGQRYGYRVYGPYDPMHGLRCNPNKLLLDPYAKAIEGNIDGDESLFSYWFKSPDDTSAMNDLDSAAHTMKSAVINPYFDWGNDQHPYISYHDSVIYEAHVRGMTNLNMDVPPDIRGTYAGLAYPSVIEYLKKLGITAIELMPIHQFVNDSFLQEKGLSNYWGYNTIGFFAPHNAYSSSGERGEQVNEFKSMVKAYHHAGMEVILDVVYNHTAEGNHMGPTLSFKGIDNASYYRLVEGDQQHYFDTTGTGNSLLMRSPHALQLITDSLRYWVTEMHVDGFRFDLAATLARQFQEVDKLSAFFDIVEQDPIISRVKLIAEPWDLGSGGYQVGGFPSSWSEWNGRYRDTVRDFWRSQPSTLPEFASRLMGSSDLYQVNGRRPVASVNFITAHDGFTMNDLVSYNEKHNEANGEGNRDGESNNRSWNCGVEGPTNIPDVNDLRQRQMRNMFATLLFSQGIPMICGGDEVARTQQGNNNAYCQDNEISWTNWHLDKGRKELLAFVSKLIHLRLDHPVLHRRRFFTGREPGDDSNMIPQVEWFDHTGSIMDMDDWQNTHAFSMMIYLNGSDIPEVDWYGNRMVDNDFILIFNAHYEPIMFTLPDERYGRKWQLVVDTHNPDGPELSYEAGFMITAQSRSFLMLMSDKKPKKPMGA; from the coding sequence ATGTATCCGCTGGGCGCCAGCTATGACGGCGCCGGTGTGAACTTCGCGCTGTACTCACAGGTTGCGCAGAAAGTCGAGCTATGCCTGTTCGACGAGCACGATGCGGAAACGCGCATCGAAATGACCGAACAGAACTCATACGTATGGCATAACTACATCCCCGGCCTCCAGCCCGGCCAACGCTACGGCTACCGCGTCTACGGTCCCTATGACCCGATGCACGGCCTCAGATGCAACCCCAACAAACTGCTGCTCGACCCGTATGCCAAGGCCATCGAAGGCAACATCGACGGCGACGAAAGCCTGTTCTCCTACTGGTTCAAAAGCCCGGACGACACCTCGGCGATGAACGACCTTGACTCGGCCGCCCACACCATGAAGTCGGCCGTCATCAATCCGTATTTCGACTGGGGCAACGACCAGCACCCCTACATCTCGTACCACGATTCGGTGATCTACGAGGCGCACGTGCGCGGCATGACCAACCTCAACATGGACGTGCCGCCGGACATCCGCGGCACCTACGCCGGCCTGGCCTACCCGAGCGTCATCGAATACCTGAAGAAGCTCGGCATCACCGCCATCGAACTCATGCCGATCCACCAGTTCGTCAACGACTCCTTCCTGCAGGAGAAGGGCCTGTCGAACTACTGGGGCTACAACACCATCGGCTTCTTCGCGCCGCACAACGCCTACTCCTCCTCCGGGGAACGCGGCGAGCAGGTCAACGAATTCAAGTCCATGGTCAAGGCCTACCATCACGCCGGCATGGAAGTCATCCTCGACGTGGTGTACAACCACACCGCCGAAGGTAACCATATGGGCCCCACCCTGAGCTTCAAGGGCATCGACAACGCCTCCTACTACCGACTGGTGGAAGGCGACCAGCAGCACTACTTCGACACCACCGGTACCGGCAACTCACTGCTCATGCGCTCGCCGCACGCGCTGCAGTTGATTACCGATTCGCTGCGCTACTGGGTTACCGAAATGCACGTCGACGGCTTCCGCTTCGATCTGGCCGCCACGCTGGCACGCCAGTTCCAGGAGGTCGACAAGCTGTCTGCGTTCTTCGACATCGTGGAGCAGGACCCGATCATCTCGCGCGTGAAGCTGATTGCCGAACCGTGGGATCTGGGCTCCGGCGGCTATCAGGTGGGTGGCTTCCCGTCCAGCTGGTCCGAATGGAATGGCCGCTACCGCGACACGGTGCGCGACTTCTGGCGCTCGCAGCCCTCCACGTTGCCCGAATTCGCATCACGCCTCATGGGCAGCTCCGATCTGTATCAGGTCAACGGCCGTCGACCGGTGGCGTCCGTGAACTTCATCACCGCGCATGACGGTTTCACGATGAACGACCTGGTCAGCTACAACGAAAAGCACAACGAAGCCAATGGCGAGGGCAATCGCGACGGCGAGAGCAACAATCGCTCGTGGAATTGCGGCGTTGAAGGCCCGACCAATATTCCGGACGTCAACGACTTGCGTCAGCGTCAGATGCGCAACATGTTCGCCACGTTGCTGTTCAGCCAGGGTATCCCGATGATTTGCGGCGGCGACGAAGTGGCCCGCACCCAGCAGGGCAACAACAACGCCTACTGTCAGGACAACGAGATCTCCTGGACCAACTGGCATCTTGACAAGGGACGCAAGGAACTGCTCGCCTTCGTTTCCAAACTCATTCATCTACGTTTGGATCATCCGGTGTTGCACCGCCGTCGCTTCTTCACAGGCCGTGAGCCCGGCGACGATTCGAACATGATTCCGCAGGTCGAATGGTTCGACCACACCGGTTCGATCATGGATATGGACGACTGGCAGAACACGCATGCGTTCTCCATGATGATCTATCTGAACGGTTCGGATATTCCGGAGGTAGACTGGTACGGCAACCGGATGGTCGACAACGACTTCATCCTGATCTTCAACGCGCATTACGAACCGATTATGTTCACCCTGCCGGATGAGCGATACGGCCGCAAATGGCAGCTGGTCGTGGATACGCACAACCCGGATGGGCCGGAACTGAGCTATGAGGCGGGCTTCATGATCACCGCCCAGTCCCGCAGCTTCCTCATGCTCATGAGCGACAAAAAGCCCAAGAAGCCCATGGGGGCGTGA
- a CDS encoding NUDIX hydrolase, whose amino-acid sequence MFGGSKQEQLEHRLDHKLNASSDGIDMDVPAKVISSETVYTGRIFHVDDMRIALTDKQGKEHEIGRQVLRHAPCVVMLVHDMSTDRYLIEREYRAGSDMFAYGLPAGLMDEGEDIMDAALRELAEETGVVPDRDTMGVDFVGDFYSSEGMTDELAHIMVLHLGPFRREQRHFDADEHVESAWIPWSDLAATRITSSNSMIAIQHEALRRLIARNSDKDKPSLFS is encoded by the coding sequence ATGTTTGGGGGAAGCAAGCAGGAACAACTGGAGCATCGGCTCGACCATAAGCTGAACGCCTCCTCGGACGGCATCGACATGGACGTGCCCGCCAAAGTGATCAGTAGCGAAACCGTTTATACCGGGCGCATCTTCCACGTGGACGACATGCGCATCGCTCTGACCGACAAGCAGGGCAAGGAACACGAGATCGGCCGCCAGGTGCTGCGTCACGCCCCCTGTGTGGTCATGCTCGTGCACGACATGTCCACCGACCGTTACCTCATCGAACGCGAATACCGTGCCGGATCGGACATGTTCGCCTACGGGCTTCCCGCCGGTCTCATGGACGAGGGCGAGGACATCATGGACGCGGCCCTGAGGGAACTGGCCGAGGAAACCGGCGTGGTGCCGGACCGTGACACCATGGGTGTTGACTTCGTGGGCGATTTCTACTCGTCCGAAGGCATGACCGACGAACTGGCCCACATCATGGTGTTGCATTTGGGCCCGTTCAGGCGGGAGCAGCGCCATTTCGACGCGGACGAGCACGTGGAATCCGCGTGGATTCCGTGGAGCGACCTTGCCGCCACGCGCATCACCTCATCCAATTCGATGATCGCCATCCAGCATGAGGCGTTACGCAGACTCATCGCCAGGAACTCCGACAAAGACAAGCCGTCGCTGTTCTCCTGA
- a CDS encoding Nif3-like dinuclear metal center hexameric protein translates to MPNLKQVIDVLETLYPLRYAEEWDEPGLIVGDLSHDVHRIVFAADPTSAIIDKAIATGADLLITHHPLFFRSVHETSGLGFRGDIVRRLYQQGCGLWVGHTNADAAYRGVGQAAADYFGLIDQKPLVPIDDANASHPVGLGRVGRLPKPVALKDFAQRVFDEVSDHGMTTALGIQVCGDSDTFVQYVAILPGSGDSLFNEVRATGADVYVTSDLRHHPVTDAIEQARYEARMRAQGIMLGHGMAGESHVRPCFINTPHAAIESMWFNYAIDDVPAAIEQATGARPEVEWFHDTTDPWTLSITAHRD, encoded by the coding sequence ATGCCGAATCTCAAGCAAGTCATCGACGTTCTCGAGACCCTGTACCCATTGCGCTACGCCGAGGAATGGGATGAGCCGGGTCTCATCGTCGGCGATCTGAGCCACGACGTGCACCGCATCGTGTTCGCCGCCGACCCGACCTCCGCCATCATTGACAAGGCCATCGCTACTGGCGCGGACCTGCTCATCACCCATCACCCGTTGTTCTTCCGTTCCGTACACGAGACGAGCGGACTCGGTTTCCGGGGCGACATCGTCCGCAGGCTCTACCAGCAAGGCTGCGGGCTGTGGGTAGGGCACACCAATGCTGACGCTGCGTATCGCGGCGTGGGGCAGGCGGCGGCCGACTACTTCGGACTCATCGACCAGAAACCACTCGTGCCGATTGACGATGCCAACGCCTCTCATCCGGTCGGCTTGGGGCGTGTGGGTCGTTTGCCGAAGCCTGTTGCCCTGAAGGATTTCGCTCAGCGTGTATTCGACGAAGTGTCCGATCATGGCATGACCACCGCGCTCGGCATCCAGGTATGCGGCGATTCGGACACTTTTGTTCAGTATGTGGCCATTCTGCCTGGCTCCGGTGACTCCCTGTTCAACGAGGTGCGTGCCACCGGTGCGGACGTGTACGTAACCAGCGATTTGCGTCACCACCCGGTGACCGACGCCATCGAACAAGCTCGGTATGAAGCCCGTATGAGGGCCCAAGGCATCATGCTCGGCCATGGAATGGCGGGGGAGAGCCATGTGCGTCCCTGCTTCATCAACACCCCTCATGCTGCCATCGAATCCATGTGGTTCAATTACGCGATCGATGACGTGCCAGCCGCCATCGAACAAGCGACCGGAGCAAGGCCTGAAGTCGAGTGGTTCCACGACACGACCGATCCATGGACGCTGTCCATTACCGCGCATCGAGATTAA